A segment of the Trifolium pratense cultivar HEN17-A07 linkage group LG7, ARS_RC_1.1, whole genome shotgun sequence genome:
CCTAAATTTTATAGAAGTACATACCTGACCTCCATAGTAGGTAGTAATCCAATGGCGGCGAGGTAAGACACCAAAATCTCTCTTGCACTGTGCAGCAAAGCTCGTGAAGTTGAAAGGTTGAGGTTCAAACATGGAAGAATTGTCACTGCCAATGGGCATCACCATTTCACTGCATGTCTGAATGCATAATAGTTCAATTTATTTTAGATCAACAAGCACGAAATAATAAGACTCTTCAATATTATTTactgaatattttatataatgaCTAAATCTAAATGTGATTGTTACCTGCCATCTCCAACCAAAATATGCATCTTGATCAGTAACAGTATATTTATCTGAATTAACTGTGCAAGTACTGTTTCCATGGAAGGCAACGACACCCCCATATATCCTGCTAAGGATGTCACTTCCAAAGGCTGCTCCATCAATGGCTTCACATAAGTCCGTAACTGGGAAAATATCAAATTGAGCCGAGAAGGTATATATGTACTCCAGGTACCGTTTCAACTCTTTAGACTGTTCCAGGGGACTGCAGGAAATAGTGGTTCAAATAAGTTCTACTGGAACTTAAATCCTAgttcaaacaaaacaaagtaaaaaaaaaaaaaacaaacaaaagggaGGAAATAAATGGCAACATTGTTCTTACTAGCAAGTGTTGAATCTCTGGCTCAGAATAGATAGACCAGATGGCTGAGATGCTACTTGGTCAATTTCAGACCAAGAATTTAGTATATATTTGTAGCAAGACTCACTTGTTTCCTACATacccattaattaattaatcatgaaGTCATCTTGACTAATTACGTttgagataaaaaaatataatcaaataacATGAAAGATAAAAACTAAACTATTGTGAATCACCTTGAAATCCCTTGTAACAGTATCGTGATAAGCAGTTTGTGGTGTCATATTATCAAAGTAGAGTAGTGGAGCTGAAGAGGCCAAGGCCCCGATGGTAATGTGGGGATATTTAAGCCGAAACCAAGCAGCAAGCACTGCATAATTCACAAATAtacaaaacattaattaagaCAAAAccatataaataaaatagtatatGAGTAGAATACTATCACTGCCAAAAGTGTGGCCCATAGAAAGGATGCATTGCTATAGGATAGTTGCTTGGATGGTTTAACTAGTATCTCATTTATGGCATTGGTTAAGGACAGTAATCATATAGGGCCTAATTACACAAGTAAGTAGGGGGGTTAAACATTGGCTAGAAACCTGCAGCATAATAAGCTCAAACAATCAAACACAATAAGACTTTGTCCTTGTATGATTATGTCTTCTTAGAGTGGTATAATACTAATACTTATCTGGTCTTTACAAAAGATGTCTTTCAGTGTATTAAGAGTTTAAGACTAATCTTGAAAAAAGTATAGTTTGCGACAGCAATTTCAACTTTTATAAATGTGacacaaaaaaatacaacatataTATTGCATATGCCTGGCTAAGTGAAACAACAAATGCAAAATAGTTGTTGGATCAATATCTAATGAAAGGAGACATAAATAAgttggaaaaataaaaaaaaattatagaattagAGAAAAACATAATTAGAATAAAAGTAATATTGAAAgagcaaaaaaataattaaaaaaaaaaaaaaaacttacaaatagaaataagagaaaacaaatataaaaaatagaattaggAGGCAACATAATTGAAAATCAACATTAAAAATCATAGAATGATGAAAGCAGCATAATTATaagaacaaaattatttttataaactaacttCCACCGTATGATTCCCCAATCACAATCACCGGGGACTTTTGAGCTTGTAATATATCCTTCAAATGTATCAGCACTGCCGCATAATCAGCAAGGGCTTGTGCAGAGTTGAAGTAGCCCAAAGTGCTTGTGTTTTTGTATGCTTCCCTTGATTGAAAGGGCACAGATTTTCCGTAGTACCGATGCTAAcaagtaaattaaaaatatcattagAATTTATAAAACGAATTTGATTCAGAACATTCATCATTGAGTATTAAAAGTAACAGTTTTCTTTAGTACCTCTATGTACACTAGTAGAGCATTAAGGGAAATTGCATTATCTGTCATAAATCCAACATAAGGATAAATTTCAGTTTCTGCACCCAAGTAGACAAGTATTGGGGCACTAGAATTAGCACCACCCCAATACTTATAATTGACAAAATATCTCTGTTTGAATGTTGTATAACTTTCTGGTACATAATTAAAATGATCTAATATTTGATCATAAAAATAGGTATGAAGGCCATCATTTAAATTGAGAGTTGGGTTCTGATACTTGATTATTTTCCAATCTGAATATGAGCTCAGCCATGGAATAGGTAGGGA
Coding sequences within it:
- the LOC123896420 gene encoding lysosomal Pro-X carboxypeptidase-like, with product MAELIFRLENNQRYFVNYKYWGGANSSAPILVYLGAETEIYPYVGFMTDNAISLNALLVYIEHRYYGKSVPFQSREAYKNTSTLGYFNSAQALADYAAVLIHLKDILQAQKSPVIVIGESYGGMLAAWFRLKYPHITIGALASSAPLLYFDNMTPQTAYHDTVTRDFKETSESCYKYILNSWSEIDQVASQPSGLSILSQRFNTCYPLEQSKELKRYLEYIYTFSAQFDIFPVTDLCEAIDGAAFGSDILSRIYGGVVAFHGNSTCTVNSDKYTVTDQDAYFGWRWQTCSEMVMPIGSDNSSMFEPQPFNFTSFAAQCKRDFGVLPRRHWITTYYGGQHIELVLKRFSSNIIFSNGLRDPWSRGGVLNNISDTLVALTTANGTHCMDLESANENDPEWLVYQRKKEVDIIHGWIRQYYADLDDALNGPKSDIAGLW